DNA from Quercus lobata isolate SW786 chromosome 1, ValleyOak3.0 Primary Assembly, whole genome shotgun sequence:
GGTCCCGACTCGGGTCCCTTCGAGACCTTGATCTCTCACCTCATGTCCTCCTCCAACGAGCTCCGTTCCCAGGCCGAGTCGCTCTTCAACCTCTGCAAGCAGACCGATCCCGACTCGCTCTCCCTCAAGCTCGCCCACCTCCTCCAGTTCTCCGCCCACCTCGAGGCGCGCGCCATGTCCGCCATCCTCCTCCGCAAGCAGCTCACGCGCGACGACTCCTACCTCTGGCCGCGCCTCAACGTTTCCACTCAGGCCTCGCTCAAATCGATTCTGCTGTCCTCGCTGCAGCGGGAGGAGTCCAAGTCGATCTCCAAGAAGCTTTGCGACACCGTGTCGGAGCTCGCCTCCGGGATCTTGCCAGATAACGGCTGGCCGGAGCTGTTGCCGTTCATGTTCCAATGCGTCTCGTCCGATTCTCCGAAGCTGCAGGAATCGGCTTTCTTGATCTTCGCGCAGCTGTCGCAGTACATCGGCGACACGCTCGCTCCACATATCAAGAACCTGCACGCCGTGTTCTTGCAGTGCTTGACGTCTTCGTCGAGCTCCGACGTGAAGATCGCCGCGTTGAATGCCGTGATCAATTTCATTCAGTGCTTGTCGAGTTCGGCTGATCGCGACCGGTTCCAGGACCTCCTGCCGGCGATGATGACGACGCTGACCGAGGCGTTGAATAACGGTAACGAGGTGACGGCGCAGGAGGCCTTGGAGCTTTTGATCGAGCTCGCCGGAACCGAGCCAAGGTTTCTACGGCGGCAGCTGGTGGACGTGGTGGGATCGATGTTGCAGATAGCGGAAGCCGACGGGTTAGAGGAGGGAACAAGGCATTTGGCGATCGAGTTCGTGATAACCCTCGCGGAGGCAAGGGAGCGAGCTCCAGGGATGATGAGGAAGTTGCCACAATTCATAAGCAGACTCTTTGCTATCCTGATGAAGTTGCTCCTCGATATCGAGGACGATCCTGCGTGGCATAGCGCCGAGACTGAGGACGAGGACGCTGGCGAGACGAGCAATTACAGTGTTGCACAGGAGTGTTTGGACCGGTTGTCGATTTCTTTGGGAGGCAATACGATTGTTCCCGTGGCGTCTGAGCAGCTTCCCGTGTATTTGGCAGCTCCTGAGTGGCAGAAACACCATGCTGCTTTGATTGCTCTTGCGCAAATTGCAGAGGGTTGCGCCAAGGTATTGAAATGTTAATACTGTTTGCTTATTTCTGATAATGAAATGTGATTCTATTTAGTTCTAGTATATTTGAAATGTGAATTTAGAGAATGTTAACTAtgattttttgatttgttgtCATATAATAGATGTTGGGCTTTTGATAATCAATATTCAGTAATGGAAATGGTGATATTAGTTCATTTTAGAATACTATTTGAGTATGGATTTTAGTTAGAATCTTCACATGCTTGATATGACACTGGCAGTGAATTCCACTCTGGCAATGAGTTCTCCATTGTGTTTCGTTAGTTATTCACTGTCACTAAAAGGGTAACTTGAATGGGGATATTAAAGTCGAGTTTTTGGTCAGTTACTTTGCATTATTTGATAATGCCACATGAAATAGATTAATGGAAAATGGAAATATTCTTATCATTGTTTGCAAACACACCTCTACTGGAAGTACTTTTCtttgttgtgatttttattCTGTACCTTATGTTCACCTGATGAAGTTTATTGGGGTTTGCTTTTATGATGATTATGTTCTACTTGGCAGAGTGTTTTGTAGATCAAACTTTCTCTGTTAGTTATATGGATTATATTCCTTTGTTGttttagtgattttttattatctgttCCTATTTATACAGGTGATGATAAAAAACTTGGACCATGTTTTGGCAATGGTTTTAAATTCTTTCCAACACCCACACCCCCGTGTGAGGTGGGCAGCTATCAATGCAATTGGGCAATTGTCCACAGATTTGGGTCCAGACTTGCAAGTTCAGTATCATGGGCAGGTGCTgccagcacttgctgcatctatgGATGATTTCCAGAATCCTAGAGTACAGGTTAGTTGCTTCTGTTGGCATTTTGTGCTTTTTTCTGAATTACTGTTTCCGTGCGTTATGGTGTCTAGATTTCTCTACAAACTGTTCTTATGTTACCTTGCAAAAAAGATAAACTAGcgtcttacctatcaaaaaaaaaaaaaaaaaagcaatgagaTATAACAAGAAGTAGATAATGCTTAATCTAATGTATTAGCATAGATTGCACCTGCTTTTAGACGCTGATCAGATTAATGTGtgttagaataaaatttttcccACTTATTTACTTTTGGTGATCATCAGTCATTAATGGAATAAACCTTAGCTGGTATGTGAGTAGTGGTCATGCTAGAGCCAATAGAAACTTCAGgaataaaatttgttgaataAAATGATCTGGCATTCTGGAATTTTTATTACTAGGGACTTTCTTTGGTTGCAGCCTTCACTTTTGCTGTtaagatataaaaataattaatttaaaaagttcCATGTCTGTTTTCTAGTACCTACTGAATTCTTGAAGTGATTTTAGCTACTTTCTAACTTAAATGAGTTCAGAAATTAGCCAATATTAATTGTTAAATAGTGGTGTTTTGCACCTAATTATACCTGTGAACAGTGATAGATAATTTGTGAAATTCTCTTGAATAGGAAATTTATACTTACACACCTAGTAAATATGAGGTTTTGTGGTCAATGGATTGGAATGTAATTATACCAATATCTTGTTAGTGTGGCTTGCTTTTGGAGCATTACTCTGTATAAACTTCCTGTTTAGTTTAAAAGatgtatattttttcttataattgtttgacATTCTAATAACTTTCTATTCAACATCTCTTTAtatgttttctatttgaaaatttagTCTTGATCTAGGTgtaattttaaatcaaaatgaTGAAATCAAGCTTTTTAATTTATGCTTGGATAGAAAATTGGAGTAATGCTTCAAGTGCAAGCCACACTGACAAGATGTTCCCCTCCTAGTGTTTCCGTTGGCAatccagggttcaaatcccccaccCCCAACAATCGTTTTAGTAAGAAAATTGGACTATGCCTTCCTCTAACTGTGTTTCTGATGGCATCCTTTCTGCACATGGCCTCTAACTTAATCCAGTGTATTTGGAATCTAAACTGCATCTAGCATCTTCTACACAGTTCTCTGAAGCAACGGATTTATACTCAcctttggtaatttgtttgAAATAAATGGTGCAAGAGGGGGCCTTTAAATTACACAACAAATAGCAAGACATAAATTTAATTTGACTATTAACACCCTCTTGGTCCCTTTTTATTGTCTAAATCCATTTGGTTGGCATGTTAGATGGATGGAGTCTATAAATTCAATCTTAGGGAAATAGTATATGTTTTTCTTTGAGTATGACATAACAAATTTAAGAGTTCTTTGTGAATGACATAACAAGACCTTATTTTGCTTACCATGCTACCTATTAAGTGGTTGaattatttttgcatttatactGAAATCTTTGGACTCTTGGTATATTTACTACATTATTGTTTGTTGGTTCTTGAGGTCTACTGggtgatttttgttttctccaAATTTTGTTTATCTACAGGCACATGCTGCTTCAGCAGTGCTCAACTTCAGTGAAAACTGCACTCCAGATATCTTAACACCTTACTTAGATGGAATAGTGAGCAAATTGCTTGTACTACTGCAGGTATccgaaacaaacaaacaaacaaacaaaaaactttaccaTCAGTACATCTgtatgaaattaaataatttcttcTATACCTTATTGTCTTATATGCATCTTGCAGAATGGGAAACAAATGGTGCAAGAGGGTGCCCTGACTGCTTTGGCATCAGTTGCCGATTCATCTCAGGTACTTCATGAAATAATCTGGTCATTAATTTTGTTGCTAGCAAATGACTGTCTAACACTGAGGGTATACGTAGGAGCACTTCCAAAAATACTATGATGCGGTTATGCCTTACCTGAAAGCAATCTTGGTGAATGCCACTGACAAATCAAACCGCATGCTCCGAGCAAAATCCATGGAGTGCATTAGTTTAGTTGGAATGGCTGTTGGAAAGGAGAAGTTTAGGGATGATGCTAAGCAGGTAAGTAGCATTATATAAGTAGAACACTCCCTTATCTACCACTTTTCTCTCCAACCCCTTCACTCTCTTTTAGAATATGCATTTTAAATTCAGTTTGTTTCATCCCAAGGGTCATggattgataaaatattttctatggTTTTTCGTAAGCATTACCATTTGCTTAGTTTGTTTTATTCATTGAGACTAAAGCCAGAACCTTtactgttttctctctttctttcattctcaaAGTCTTACATTTTCTCCCTTCCACTCTCTCCCCTTTTCCTTTCACTTATATGGACCTCCTAATgggtatttttcttctttaaatatAATACCGTATAACTTAACATTACAAGTGTGTAGTAAAGTGTTCTTCCATATGGTGAAAGATGATGTAATTTGAGCCTTGCAACCAGTTTACTTGATGCTGTCTCTTTCTTCcccatcaaaattttttttttctctcattataTTTACTTTATTATAGGCAACTGtatctaatgtttttttttggggtaacgCAAGGTTATGGAAGTGCTTATGTCTTTGCAAGGATCTCAGATGGAGACAGATGATCCAACCACAAGTTACATGCTACAAGTATGTTGTCATCATTTAATATGTACAAAAAACAGCATTGTATTATCTaacaattattattgttatattctTTTTATGACACCTACACTATTATGTTGTAGGCATGGGCTAGACTCTGCAAGTGTTTGGGACAAGATTTTCTTCCTTATATGAGTGTTGTCATGCCCCCACTGCTTCAGTCTGCTCAACTTAAACCTGATGTAACCATTACATCTGCGGATTCAGATAATGATATTGAAGACTCTGATGATGAAAGGTCTGCACATTTTTTATACCTTTAAGTTCATTTAATACCTACAAAATTAGAGTTATGAGTATGCAGTATATAATGTCTGTCTTTGTGTTCccttctggcattatttttttcctacatttttttttttgtttttctaattaTCTAAGCAATGCAAGGTTTCCTTATTTTTGCAACTTTGACAGGTATTGTTTTAGATCTCTTTTCTCTAATGTTCTTAATCTCTCTCTATTaatgaacacacacacacacacacacacacatgtccATGCTTGTGTGCACCCAAATGCAAACAATACTGCACTTGCATATTTAAATGCACATGATATTATTGCATTTGAAGTCCTTTATTTGATGCTGTGATCATTGCATTTTAGGCAAGCTGTGTCTCAATGCTGGTGTTTGTCTTGCTAAATTGTATTGGTTATCATGCTAAGAGTTGTGGTTCTGTTGCAGTATGGAGACCATTACTCTTGGGGATAAAAGGATAGGGATCAAGACTAGTGTCCTAGAGGAAAAAGCTACAGCTTGTAATATGCTATGTTGCTATGCTGATGAGTTGAAAGAAGGATTCTTCCCATGGATTGATCAGGTTAGCCAAAATgcatattttttggatttttcttatTGGGATTTTGAACAACTCTGATACTTACAGATTGATGCATCTGTTATGCAGGTGGCCCCAACTTTGGTTCCacttctcaaattttatttccatGAAGAAGTTAGGAAAGCAGCTGTTTCGGGTATACAATTGACTTTATATtactctccttttcttttcccgACATTCCATTTCTTGTTAAATCTCTTGAtggagaacattttttttttttttttttaagccatgCCGGAGCTACTGCGTTCTGCAAAATTAGCTGTGGAGAAGGGGCAAGCTCAAGGTCGTAATGAGTCCTATGTTAAGCAATTGTCTGACTACGTTGTTCCGGCTCTAGTGGAAGCATTACATAAGGTGATTGTTGTTTTGTTCAAGATTTGTTGTGGATGggcaccaccccccccccccccccccccctccctcccccAAGCACGTGGCCCCCAGCCCCCTTTCCCTATTTTGCCTGATATTCATTTTCTGATGGTGtggaatttttgtttatatgatTCTTCTTGAGGGTGGtgaagtatttatttatttattttgcaggAACCTGATACAGAGATCTGTGCAAGTATGTTGGATGCAATAAACGAATGCATACAGGTTTGCCAAACTCTATGATGTTTAATTACACAACCTCCATTGGCATCCAATTGTCATGTTTTGGAATTATTCTTCATCAGATACAATTAACTATCTTGAAATCACATTATCAGTGTAGAATTGCATTAGAATTATATATCCCTTTGTTATTTTCTGCTAGAGACTGACAAATTAATTAGGATTCGGAATATTCTATATTGGTTGAGATCTTACTGGATGCTTAAGCTAACTACTTATCTTCCatcaaaatgtttttcttttagagGTGGAAATAAAGGGTTTGGCAATTATATCTAGTTACATAAGAAAAAAATCAGGAGTGCACAATGTAAAGCAATCCTGTCGCctgcaaattttattatttattctgtTGGATAATTGTGTCTATGTATATCTCTCCTTACTTGTGTTGTACCTTTGGTAGAGGATGTATTTTCCCAAATATGAGATGGATGTGTAACAAAGTAATttactaattatattataaGTGTGCCAGAATGTTTGGTTGGTTTAACAAAAAACTTGTTTCTTTTAGTAGCAGTCTCTTTTTACTAATACACTATTATTCCTTATAACAGAGTGTTCTCCAGTACACCctcccccccacaaaaaaaaagaaaaaagaa
Protein-coding regions in this window:
- the LOC115977447 gene encoding importin-5, with protein sequence MDPESTQLQQAQLAVILGPDSGPFETLISHLMSSSNELRSQAESLFNLCKQTDPDSLSLKLAHLLQFSAHLEARAMSAILLRKQLTRDDSYLWPRLNVSTQASLKSILLSSLQREESKSISKKLCDTVSELASGILPDNGWPELLPFMFQCVSSDSPKLQESAFLIFAQLSQYIGDTLAPHIKNLHAVFLQCLTSSSSSDVKIAALNAVINFIQCLSSSADRDRFQDLLPAMMTTLTEALNNGNEVTAQEALELLIELAGTEPRFLRRQLVDVVGSMLQIAEADGLEEGTRHLAIEFVITLAEARERAPGMMRKLPQFISRLFAILMKLLLDIEDDPAWHSAETEDEDAGETSNYSVAQECLDRLSISLGGNTIVPVASEQLPVYLAAPEWQKHHAALIALAQIAEGCAKVMIKNLDHVLAMVLNSFQHPHPRVRWAAINAIGQLSTDLGPDLQVQYHGQVLPALAASMDDFQNPRVQAHAASAVLNFSENCTPDILTPYLDGIVSKLLVLLQNGKQMVQEGALTALASVADSSQEHFQKYYDAVMPYLKAILVNATDKSNRMLRAKSMECISLVGMAVGKEKFRDDAKQVMEVLMSLQGSQMETDDPTTSYMLQAWARLCKCLGQDFLPYMSVVMPPLLQSAQLKPDVTITSADSDNDIEDSDDESMETITLGDKRIGIKTSVLEEKATACNMLCCYADELKEGFFPWIDQVAPTLVPLLKFYFHEEVRKAAVSAMPELLRSAKLAVEKGQAQGRNESYVKQLSDYVVPALVEALHKEPDTEICASMLDAINECIQISGTLLDEIQVRSIVDEIKQVITASSSRKRERAERTKAEDFDAEESELIKEENEQEEEVFDQVGEILGTLIKTFKASFLPFFDELSTYLTPMWGKDKTPEERRIAICIFDDVAEQCREAALKYYDTFLPFLLEACNDDNPDVRQAAVYGLGVCAEFGGSVVKPLVGEALSRLNAVIRHPNALEPDNIMAYDNAVSALGKICQFHRDSIDSSQVVPAWLNCLPIKSDLIEAKVVHEQLCSMVERSDSEILGPNNQYLPKIVAVFAEVLCAGKDLATEQTASRMINLLRQLQQTLPPSTLASTWSSLQPQQQLALQSILSQ